A genomic segment from Parolsenella catena encodes:
- a CDS encoding glycogen/starch/alpha-glucan phosphorylase, with protein MIDHIFENPEAFAHEYRATLEALVGKDFRDCSAQDQYQALAQLIARKANREFATSDSENKKSDKKKIYYFCLEFLLGPLLDNYLLNYGVRDTVKQGLADMGIDLEELIAQEGDPGLGNGGLGRLAACFLDSMAAEGILGFGNGMRYHYGLFKQKIVDGRQVEVTDNWLDKGYPWETKHPESSVLVRFGGEVVRHEDEQGHYWFTQEGGELVKAVPYDVPIVGYGGKSVNRLRLWSAEPAHEDFDLDAFNAGDYAKAAKFRTDAEAISEILYPNDAGEHGRILRLKQEYLFVAAGLASIIRNYKYDHADAGWERFPDFVGIHTNDTHPAMCGAELMRLLVDEEGLDWDAAWDITTRTISYTNHTVLPEALEKWPIETFRRLLPRLYMYVDEINRRYVESFPRDIDNWQEKLRNTAILWDGQVRMANLSVICSHSVNGVAALHTEILKRETLHDFYELAPEKFNNKTNGISPRRFLGNSNPSLSALITSKIGNGWLADADELSKLSAYYDDAEFLDAMSASKRENKVRLAKYVLEQTGVEIDPDSIFDVQVKRFHAYKRQLLNIFKVMSIYNRMLDDPSYKPHKTTFIISGKAASAYTFAKEVIRLINSVADVINNDERVNDYIKVAFIPNFAVSNAQLIYPAADISEQISTAGKEASGTSNMKLMMNGAITLGTLDGANVEIAELAGMENEKIFGLKVDQIEAMRARGDYFAWDVVNADPNGIGRCVRQLTDGTFAGLSGNFNQIYDELMGNNDYDLVIADFASYVQAWEELTTSYDDQRSWQRRALHNIANSGHFSSDRTIREYATDIWGLN; from the coding sequence ATGATCGACCACATCTTCGAGAACCCCGAGGCGTTCGCCCACGAGTACCGAGCCACGCTCGAGGCGCTCGTCGGCAAGGACTTCAGGGACTGTAGCGCCCAGGACCAGTATCAGGCGCTTGCCCAACTCATCGCCCGCAAGGCCAACCGCGAGTTCGCCACCTCGGACTCCGAGAACAAGAAGAGCGACAAGAAGAAGATCTACTACTTCTGCCTCGAGTTCCTCCTGGGGCCTCTGCTCGACAACTATCTGCTCAACTACGGCGTTCGCGACACCGTGAAGCAGGGCCTGGCAGACATGGGCATAGACCTGGAGGAGCTCATTGCCCAGGAGGGCGACCCGGGCCTGGGCAACGGCGGCCTGGGGCGCCTGGCCGCGTGCTTCCTGGACTCCATGGCCGCCGAGGGCATCCTGGGCTTTGGCAACGGCATGCGCTACCACTACGGCCTGTTCAAGCAGAAGATCGTTGACGGCCGCCAGGTCGAGGTCACGGACAACTGGCTGGACAAGGGCTATCCCTGGGAGACCAAGCACCCGGAGAGCAGCGTGCTCGTGCGCTTTGGCGGCGAGGTCGTGCGCCACGAGGACGAGCAGGGCCACTACTGGTTCACCCAGGAGGGCGGCGAGCTCGTGAAGGCCGTGCCCTATGACGTGCCCATCGTGGGCTACGGCGGCAAGAGCGTGAACCGTCTGCGCCTGTGGAGCGCCGAACCCGCGCACGAGGACTTTGACCTGGACGCCTTCAACGCCGGCGACTACGCTAAGGCCGCCAAGTTCCGCACGGACGCCGAGGCAATCTCTGAGATCCTGTATCCCAACGATGCCGGCGAGCACGGCCGCATCCTGCGCCTCAAGCAGGAGTACCTGTTCGTGGCCGCGGGGCTTGCCTCCATCATCCGCAACTACAAGTACGACCACGCCGATGCCGGTTGGGAGCGCTTCCCGGACTTCGTGGGCATCCACACCAACGACACGCACCCCGCTATGTGCGGCGCCGAGCTCATGCGCCTGCTCGTGGACGAGGAGGGCCTGGACTGGGACGCCGCGTGGGACATCACCACGCGCACCATCTCCTACACCAACCACACGGTTCTTCCCGAGGCGCTCGAGAAGTGGCCCATCGAGACGTTCCGCCGCCTGTTGCCGCGCCTGTACATGTACGTGGACGAGATCAACCGCCGCTACGTCGAGTCCTTCCCGCGCGACATCGACAACTGGCAGGAGAAGCTGCGCAACACCGCCATCCTGTGGGACGGCCAGGTGCGCATGGCCAACCTCTCGGTCATCTGCAGCCACAGCGTCAACGGCGTGGCCGCGCTGCACACCGAGATTCTCAAGCGCGAGACGCTTCATGACTTCTACGAGCTTGCGCCCGAGAAGTTCAACAACAAGACGAACGGCATATCGCCGCGCCGCTTCCTGGGCAACTCCAACCCGAGCCTGTCCGCCCTCATCACGTCCAAGATCGGCAACGGCTGGCTTGCGGACGCCGACGAGCTCTCCAAGCTCTCCGCCTACTACGACGACGCCGAGTTCCTCGACGCGATGAGCGCCTCCAAGCGCGAGAACAAGGTGCGCCTCGCCAAGTACGTCCTGGAGCAGACCGGCGTGGAGATCGACCCCGACTCCATCTTTGACGTGCAGGTGAAGCGCTTCCACGCCTACAAGCGCCAGCTGCTCAACATCTTCAAGGTCATGAGCATCTACAACCGCATGCTCGACGACCCGAGCTACAAGCCGCACAAGACGACGTTCATCATCTCGGGCAAGGCGGCGAGCGCCTACACGTTCGCCAAGGAGGTCATCCGCCTCATCAACTCGGTGGCAGACGTCATCAACAACGACGAGCGCGTGAACGACTACATCAAGGTGGCGTTCATTCCCAACTTCGCCGTCTCGAACGCCCAGCTCATCTACCCCGCGGCCGACATCTCCGAGCAGATCAGCACCGCCGGCAAGGAGGCGAGCGGCACCTCGAACATGAAGCTCATGATGAACGGTGCCATCACGCTGGGCACGCTCGACGGCGCCAACGTGGAGATCGCCGAGCTCGCGGGCATGGAGAACGAGAAGATCTTTGGCCTCAAGGTCGATCAGATCGAGGCCATGCGTGCCCGCGGCGACTACTTTGCCTGGGATGTCGTCAACGCCGACCCCAACGGCATCGGCCGTTGCGTGCGCCAGCTCACGGACGGCACGTTTGCGGGGCTGTCGGGCAACTTCAACCAGATCTACGACGAGCTCATGGGCAACAACGACTACGACCTCGTCATCGCCGACTTCGCGAGCTACGTGCAGGCGTGGGAGGAGCTCACGACCTCCTATGACGACCAGCGCTCTTGGCAGCGCCGCGCCCTGCACAACATCGCCAACTCCGGCCACTTCTCGAGCGACCGCACGATCAGGGAGTACGCCACCGACATCTGGGGGCTCAACTAG
- a CDS encoding glucose-1-phosphate adenylyltransferase codes for MSKKESIAMLLAGGQGSRLLALTRNIAKPAVSFGGKYRIIDFALSNCANSGIDTVGVLTQYRPYLLHSYIGTGEAWNLDSRDGGVSILPPYATEAGGNWYAGTADAIYQNIGYIESYDPKYVVILSGDHLYRMDYSKMVESHIANNADLTISVMPVAWAEASRFGIITKNDDDSVAKFTEKPNKPDSNLASMGIYVFSTDILIRALKEDALDATSEHDFGKNIIPKLLEEQARIFCYEFHGFWRDVGTISSYHETSMDLLGPNPEFDLFGKEFPFMTNAPVRPPHYVGPDAVVEDAIIANGCKVNGTVRHSILSTDAVVESRAVVEDSVLFPGAVVKEGAHVARAILGEHAVVEAGVELGSVDVTKDTAVIGDDVVVGKGEE; via the coding sequence ATGAGCAAGAAGGAAAGCATCGCGATGCTGCTTGCTGGCGGCCAGGGAAGCAGGCTGCTCGCGCTCACGCGCAACATCGCAAAGCCCGCGGTCTCATTCGGGGGCAAGTACCGAATCATCGACTTCGCGCTCTCCAACTGCGCAAACTCGGGTATCGACACGGTGGGCGTGCTCACGCAGTACCGCCCGTACCTGCTGCACTCCTACATCGGCACTGGTGAGGCATGGAACCTCGACTCCCGTGACGGCGGCGTCTCCATCCTGCCGCCGTACGCCACCGAGGCGGGCGGCAACTGGTACGCCGGCACGGCCGACGCCATCTATCAGAACATCGGCTACATCGAGAGCTACGACCCCAAGTACGTCGTCATCCTGTCCGGCGACCACCTGTACCGCATGGACTACAGCAAGATGGTCGAGAGCCACATCGCCAACAACGCGGACCTCACCATCTCGGTCATGCCGGTGGCCTGGGCCGAGGCCTCGCGCTTTGGCATCATCACCAAGAACGACGACGACTCCGTGGCGAAGTTCACCGAGAAGCCCAACAAGCCCGACTCCAACCTCGCCTCGATGGGCATCTACGTCTTCAGCACCGACATCCTCATCCGCGCCCTCAAGGAGGACGCGCTCGACGCCACGTCCGAGCACGATTTTGGCAAGAACATCATTCCGAAGCTCCTCGAGGAGCAGGCTCGCATCTTCTGCTACGAGTTCCACGGCTTCTGGCGCGACGTCGGCACGATCTCGAGCTACCACGAGACGTCCATGGACCTTCTCGGGCCCAACCCGGAGTTCGACCTGTTCGGCAAGGAGTTCCCGTTCATGACGAACGCTCCGGTGCGCCCGCCGCACTACGTGGGCCCCGATGCCGTCGTCGAGGACGCCATCATCGCCAACGGCTGCAAGGTCAACGGAACGGTGCGCCACTCGATCCTGTCCACAGACGCCGTCGTGGAGTCCCGAGCCGTCGTCGAGGACTCCGTGCTGTTCCCGGGTGCCGTCGTCAAGGAGGGGGCGCACGTGGCCCGCGCCATCCTCGGCGAGCATGCGGTCGTCGAGGCGGGCGTTGAGCTCGGTAGCGTTGACGTCACGAAGGACACGGCTGTCATCGGCGACGACGTCGTCGTTGGAAAGGGGGAGGAGTAG
- the glgD gene encoding glucose-1-phosphate adenylyltransferase subunit GlgD, translated as METAVGLITTNYSIKHPSALTKSRPAASVPFLGRYRFVDFALSNMVNAGIKTVGVIMPFNYRSIVDHLYTGKDWGLDRKKGGLFLMPGSAFGTSRKGPRFLLRDLIANRVFLERDTATNVVVSAANIIYNYDYAELIRAHNESGADITLLTKTYRCEAEDVSSVYTEDGRVRGFTYGTRFGDEGFLDCFVVRREKLLELIDRYSNVDYLDLFEALQADLPQLDIRAHRVDIYTGTVFDARMYYKRSREMLDPAVIDQLFPPERTIMTKAHDNPPAKYEAGSRVTNSIVSGGCHIMGTVADSILSRNVVVEPGATVRGCVIMTGCVIGRGARVENAIIDRDNVVSAGTELRGTPDNVLVKEKGSERE; from the coding sequence ATGGAGACCGCGGTCGGACTCATCACCACGAACTATTCCATCAAGCACCCCAGCGCGCTCACGAAGTCGCGCCCGGCGGCATCCGTGCCGTTCCTGGGCCGCTACCGCTTCGTCGACTTTGCGCTGTCGAACATGGTGAACGCCGGCATCAAGACGGTGGGCGTCATCATGCCGTTCAACTACCGCTCGATCGTCGACCACCTCTACACGGGCAAGGACTGGGGCCTGGACCGCAAGAAGGGCGGCCTGTTCCTCATGCCGGGCTCGGCGTTCGGCACGAGCCGCAAGGGCCCGCGCTTCCTGCTGCGCGACCTCATCGCCAACCGCGTGTTCCTCGAGAGGGACACGGCCACCAACGTCGTGGTCTCGGCGGCCAACATCATCTACAACTACGATTACGCGGAGCTCATCCGCGCCCACAACGAGAGCGGTGCCGACATCACGCTGCTCACGAAGACGTACCGCTGCGAGGCCGAGGACGTCTCGAGCGTCTACACGGAGGACGGGCGCGTCCGGGGCTTCACGTATGGCACGCGCTTTGGCGACGAGGGCTTCCTCGACTGCTTCGTCGTGCGCCGCGAGAAGCTCCTCGAGCTCATCGACCGCTACAGCAACGTGGACTACCTCGACCTGTTCGAGGCGCTGCAGGCGGACCTGCCGCAGCTCGACATCCGCGCGCACCGCGTCGACATCTACACGGGCACCGTCTTCGACGCCCGCATGTACTACAAGCGCAGCCGCGAGATGCTCGACCCCGCCGTCATCGACCAGCTGTTCCCGCCCGAGCGCACCATCATGACGAAGGCCCACGACAACCCGCCTGCCAAGTACGAGGCCGGCTCGCGCGTCACGAACTCCATCGTCTCGGGCGGCTGCCACATCATGGGCACCGTCGCAGACTCGATCCTCTCGCGCAACGTCGTCGTGGAGCCCGGCGCCACGGTGCGCGGCTGCGTCATCATGACCGGCTGCGTCATCGGCCGCGGCGCGCGCGTGGAGAACGCCATCATCGACCGCGACAACGTCGTCTCCGCCGGCACCGAGCTGCGCGGCACGCCCGACAACGTGCTCGTGAAGGAGAAGGGAAGTGAGCGCGAGTGA
- the glgA gene encoding glycogen synthase GlgA encodes MSGRIRRKLRVLYCAAEAAPFVKTGGLGDVAGSLPHELKRCGCKVAVMLPKYKRIKPEYRDAMRHVGDFYMNLGWRNVWCGIDHLSYHNIDYYFVDNEDYFGRDSIYGDFDDGERFAFFSKAITEAIGRIPELAGIDVLHCNDWQTALACVFLREFYRGLPGYDNVKTVFSIHNVKFQGQYGDDVLSDICGLADTPAAGQMYVGPKTINFMKGALLYADTITTVSPTYAEELQMPFYGEGLQDIFQERSWKLHGILNGIDTQEYDPRMDRGIAATFSVDDRSGKAACKAALQEELGLAVDPTRPLAVMVSRLTKQKGCDLVQYALGRLLDRSVQVAVLGTGDAQYEDSLRYFDWKYKGQMCARIDFDSALSHRMYAGADLFLMPSQFEPCGLSQMIAMRYGTLPVVRETGGLKDSVQPYNKFTGEGTGFSFANFNGDEFADTVLDACEVFWTNKDAWDGLVGNAMKADFGWRRAANQYLDVYHDLHPEVIPYNKKRSR; translated from the coding sequence GTGAGCGGCAGGATCCGCCGCAAGCTTCGCGTCCTGTACTGCGCCGCCGAGGCCGCCCCGTTCGTGAAGACGGGCGGCCTGGGCGACGTCGCGGGGTCCCTCCCGCACGAGCTGAAGCGCTGCGGCTGCAAGGTGGCCGTCATGCTGCCCAAGTACAAGAGGATCAAGCCCGAGTACCGCGACGCCATGCGCCACGTGGGCGACTTCTACATGAACCTGGGCTGGCGCAACGTCTGGTGTGGCATCGACCACCTGAGCTACCACAACATCGACTACTACTTCGTGGACAACGAGGACTACTTCGGGCGCGACAGCATCTACGGCGACTTCGACGACGGCGAGCGCTTCGCGTTCTTCTCGAAGGCCATCACGGAGGCCATCGGGCGCATCCCCGAGCTCGCGGGCATCGATGTGCTTCACTGCAACGATTGGCAGACGGCGCTGGCCTGCGTGTTCCTGCGCGAGTTCTACCGCGGCCTTCCGGGCTATGACAACGTCAAGACCGTCTTCTCGATCCACAACGTCAAGTTCCAGGGCCAGTACGGAGACGACGTGCTGAGCGACATCTGCGGCCTTGCCGACACCCCGGCGGCCGGCCAGATGTACGTGGGTCCCAAGACGATCAACTTCATGAAGGGCGCGCTTCTCTACGCCGACACGATAACCACGGTGAGCCCGACGTATGCCGAGGAGCTCCAGATGCCCTTCTACGGCGAGGGGCTCCAGGACATATTCCAGGAGCGCTCCTGGAAGCTCCATGGCATCCTGAACGGCATCGACACGCAGGAGTACGACCCGCGCATGGACCGTGGCATCGCCGCAACGTTCTCGGTCGACGACCGCTCGGGCAAGGCGGCGTGCAAGGCGGCGCTGCAGGAGGAGCTCGGCCTGGCCGTTGACCCCACGCGCCCGCTTGCCGTCATGGTGAGCCGCCTCACGAAGCAGAAGGGCTGCGACCTGGTGCAGTATGCGCTGGGCCGGCTGCTCGACCGCTCCGTTCAGGTTGCCGTCCTTGGCACGGGCGACGCCCAGTACGAGGACTCGCTGCGCTACTTCGACTGGAAGTACAAGGGGCAGATGTGCGCGCGCATCGACTTTGACTCCGCGCTCTCGCACCGCATGTACGCCGGCGCGGACCTGTTCCTCATGCCAAGCCAGTTCGAGCCGTGCGGCCTGTCCCAGATGATCGCCATGCGCTACGGCACGCTTCCCGTGGTGCGCGAGACGGGCGGCCTCAAGGACTCCGTGCAGCCGTACAACAAGTTCACGGGGGAGGGCACGGGCTTCTCGTTCGCCAACTTCAACGGCGACGAGTTCGCAGACACCGTGCTCGATGCCTGTGAGGTATTCTGGACGAACAAGGATGCCTGGGACGGCCTCGTGGGCAATGCCATGAAGGCCGACTTTGGCTGGCGCAGGGCCGCCAACCAGTACCTGGATGTCTACCATGACCTCCATCCCGAGGTGATTCCGTACAACAAGAAACGGAGCCGATAG
- a CDS encoding 4-alpha-glucanotransferase: protein MWAYHDSRDPLYRNPFGAAPVGGTVVLRLDVGGDAGASATLRTWIDGVGEGFAPMEPERLGDRTRFSCSYECGRAAILWYSFLIERSDGRVVHYGAREGRTGGEGALSEWQPASFQLTIYEPREVKPTWFTSGIVYQVFPDRYRRGADWRELAEAAGGLHCNDSEDGLPGTRRRVVERWDTEPAYERDAAGRVTTWDFYGGTLFGIRDDLARLSDMGITTLYLNPIFEARSSHRYDTADFLSVDAMLGDERGFRMLCDEASKLGISIVLDGVFNHVGADSRYFNRYGTYGQPGAWQAHEQGSDSPYADWFGWHEDGTYECWWGVDDLPAVNEENPGYRKLITGEDGVVRHWLAAGARGWRLDAADELPDEFIEQIRAAATAERPDALVLGEVWEDASNKVSYGKLRRYLLGRELDSAMNYPFRDAALGFLLGHVSAGAAAESLVSISENYPPEAQAAALNLLSSHDRPRLMSVLGGALDHPDWQPWPDGVPGRLTDGERGLAKGRFWLAVLMQMTYLGVPSVYYGDELGMEGLSDPYNRGPFPWASGDGGQHGEAVGHVVAGDADCQTMYRNVIQLRQSLPVLTSGSAHAFAPCDDVLGWWRLPAEGSGASACVLVNRSLSEWRDVSIEDRGMRASELIGAAELRRGGGRVSLALAPLGSAVVLFDDGEGLARPLEGGSGVVCHITSVPNGGRPGTLGAPARAFVDWLERTHQRYWQILPVNPTDGFGSPYAGTSVFAGNERLLELGPDELRARMEAFEPDAVYEEFMQANAEWLDSYACFAAISELTGTDEWQTWPAEWRRWTPELLRDPRLADGIRFHRFAQWEFEWEWMDLRAYANARGIRIIGDIPMYVAASSADVWAAPEQFCVDADGRPTLQAGTPPDAFAKDGQLWGNPCYRWDAMRADGYAWWMRRLARTFALYDVTRLDHFLGFQNYYGVPSGCTALEGSWHAGPGISLFRRAHELLGQLPIIAEDLGSVTPATRSLLAQVGCCGMDVMQFADNDVREGWAPRQDKVAYTSTHDNQTLVGWCGQRFGLEPDAARELAGRLMRTAFGSGAGVVMCTLQDAALLGDEARMNVPGVAEGNWTWQASEADLAAGEELLGELARSTNREVR, encoded by the coding sequence ATGTGGGCCTATCACGACAGCCGTGACCCCCTCTATAGGAATCCGTTCGGTGCCGCCCCCGTGGGCGGCACCGTCGTGCTTCGGCTCGACGTGGGTGGCGACGCGGGGGCGAGCGCCACGCTGCGCACGTGGATCGACGGCGTGGGCGAGGGCTTTGCGCCCATGGAGCCCGAGCGCCTCGGGGACCGCACGCGGTTCTCGTGCTCGTACGAGTGCGGCCGAGCCGCGATCCTGTGGTACTCGTTTCTCATCGAGCGCTCGGACGGGCGCGTGGTCCACTACGGCGCGCGCGAGGGCCGCACGGGCGGCGAGGGCGCGCTCAGCGAGTGGCAGCCGGCGTCGTTCCAGCTCACGATCTATGAGCCGCGCGAGGTGAAGCCCACATGGTTCACCTCGGGCATCGTCTACCAGGTGTTCCCCGATCGCTATCGCCGGGGCGCCGACTGGCGCGAGCTTGCCGAGGCGGCGGGCGGCCTGCACTGCAACGACTCCGAGGACGGTCTGCCCGGCACGCGCCGCCGCGTCGTGGAGCGGTGGGACACCGAGCCCGCCTACGAGAGGGACGCCGCCGGCCGCGTCACCACGTGGGACTTCTATGGCGGCACCCTCTTCGGCATCCGCGACGACCTCGCGCGCCTGTCCGACATGGGCATCACGACGCTCTACCTCAACCCCATCTTCGAGGCGCGCAGCAGCCACCGCTACGACACGGCGGACTTCCTTTCCGTCGACGCCATGCTCGGTGACGAGCGGGGCTTCCGCATGCTGTGCGACGAGGCCTCCAAGCTGGGCATCTCCATCGTGCTCGACGGCGTGTTCAACCACGTGGGCGCAGACAGCCGCTACTTCAACCGCTACGGCACCTATGGGCAGCCCGGCGCCTGGCAGGCCCACGAGCAGGGCTCGGACTCTCCCTATGCCGATTGGTTTGGCTGGCACGAGGACGGCACGTACGAGTGCTGGTGGGGCGTGGACGACCTGCCTGCCGTGAACGAGGAGAACCCTGGCTATCGCAAGCTCATCACGGGCGAGGACGGCGTCGTGCGCCACTGGCTTGCCGCCGGCGCGCGCGGTTGGCGCCTTGACGCGGCAGACGAGCTGCCCGACGAGTTCATCGAGCAGATTCGCGCGGCCGCCACGGCCGAGCGTCCGGACGCGCTCGTGCTCGGCGAGGTCTGGGAGGATGCCTCCAACAAGGTGAGCTACGGCAAGCTGCGTCGCTACCTCCTGGGCCGCGAGCTCGACAGCGCCATGAACTACCCGTTCCGCGATGCTGCGCTCGGGTTTCTCCTCGGGCACGTGAGCGCCGGGGCAGCTGCCGAGAGCCTCGTCTCCATCTCCGAGAACTACCCGCCCGAGGCGCAGGCCGCGGCGCTCAACCTGCTCTCGAGCCACGACCGCCCACGCCTCATGAGTGTGCTGGGCGGCGCACTCGACCATCCCGACTGGCAGCCCTGGCCCGACGGCGTGCCCGGGCGCCTCACGGACGGTGAGCGCGGCCTTGCGAAGGGGCGCTTCTGGCTCGCCGTTCTCATGCAGATGACCTACCTCGGCGTCCCAAGCGTCTACTACGGGGACGAGCTGGGCATGGAGGGCCTGTCCGACCCCTACAACCGCGGGCCCTTCCCGTGGGCGAGCGGCGACGGCGGCCAGCATGGGGAGGCCGTGGGGCATGTGGTGGCCGGTGACGCCGACTGCCAGACGATGTATCGCAATGTCATCCAGCTGCGCCAGTCGCTGCCCGTGCTCACGAGCGGGAGCGCCCACGCGTTTGCTCCGTGCGACGACGTGCTCGGCTGGTGGCGCCTGCCTGCCGAGGGCTCCGGTGCGAGCGCGTGCGTGCTTGTGAACCGCAGCCTCTCGGAGTGGCGCGACGTCTCCATCGAGGATCGTGGCATGCGTGCGAGCGAGCTCATCGGCGCCGCCGAGCTGCGGCGCGGGGGCGGGCGCGTGTCGCTTGCGCTGGCGCCCCTCGGCAGCGCCGTGGTGCTGTTCGATGACGGCGAGGGCCTGGCTCGCCCGCTCGAGGGTGGCAGCGGCGTCGTGTGCCACATCACGAGCGTCCCCAATGGCGGCCGGCCGGGCACGCTCGGCGCCCCGGCCCGCGCGTTCGTCGACTGGCTTGAGCGCACGCACCAGCGCTACTGGCAGATCCTGCCCGTTAACCCCACGGACGGCTTTGGCTCGCCGTACGCGGGCACCTCGGTGTTCGCGGGCAACGAGCGGCTGCTCGAGCTGGGTCCCGACGAGCTACGTGCCCGCATGGAGGCGTTCGAGCCGGATGCCGTCTACGAGGAGTTCATGCAGGCCAACGCCGAGTGGCTCGACTCCTATGCGTGCTTCGCGGCCATCTCCGAGCTCACGGGCACGGACGAGTGGCAGACGTGGCCGGCCGAGTGGCGCCGCTGGACGCCGGAGCTGCTCCGCGATCCCCGCCTGGCGGACGGCATTCGCTTCCATCGCTTTGCCCAGTGGGAGTTCGAGTGGGAGTGGATGGACCTACGCGCCTACGCCAACGCCCGTGGCATCCGCATCATCGGCGACATCCCCATGTACGTCGCGGCCTCCTCGGCAGACGTCTGGGCCGCCCCCGAGCAGTTCTGCGTCGACGCGGACGGCAGGCCCACGCTGCAGGCCGGAACGCCGCCCGACGCGTTTGCCAAGGACGGTCAGCTGTGGGGCAACCCGTGCTACCGCTGGGACGCCATGCGCGCCGACGGCTATGCCTGGTGGATGCGCCGCCTCGCGCGCACGTTCGCGCTGTATGACGTCACGCGCCTCGACCACTTCCTGGGCTTCCAGAACTACTACGGCGTGCCGTCCGGCTGCACGGCGCTCGAGGGCTCCTGGCATGCCGGCCCCGGCATCTCGCTGTTCCGCCGCGCGCACGAGCTTCTTGGCCAGCTGCCCATCATCGCCGAGGACCTGGGCTCGGTGACACCGGCCACGCGCTCCCTGCTCGCGCAGGTGGGCTGCTGCGGCATGGACGTCATGCAGTTTGCCGACAACGACGTGCGCGAGGGCTGGGCGCCCAGGCAGGACAAGGTGGCCTACACCTCCACGCACGACAACCAGACGCTCGTGGGCTGGTGCGGGCAGCGCTTTGGCCTCGAGCCGGATGCCGCGCGCGAGCTTGCCGGGCGCCTCATGCGCACGGCCTTTGGCAGCGGCGCCGGTGTCGTCATGTGCACGCTGCAGGACGCGGCGCTCCTCGGTGACGAGGCGCGCATGAACGTGCCGGGTGTCGCGGAGGGCAACTGGACCTGGCAGGCCTCGGAGGCAGACCTCGCCGCGGGCGAGGAGCTCCTCGGCGAGCTTGCGCGCTCAACGAATCGCGAGGTGAGGTAG